A genomic segment from Neobacillus sp. YX16 encodes:
- the ncs1 gene encoding NCS1 family nucleobase:cation symporter: MRQNHAPLGDQSRLSPDLLPTKSEARTWKVSHFFSIWMGSVHNVPSYVTIGGFFALGMSIWQVFFIIMFSSLLLAVMMVLNGHAGSKYGIPFSILLRSSYGMKGALFPGVLRGVIAAIMWFGLQTYAGSLAVTILIGEFWPAYLTLGGEFNLLGLNLPGLLSFLLFWMINVLFIFAGMERLGKLTKIVSPLVFVVFGGMAIWSINLAGGIAPILSYSAKGAEGNNLFIFMTCVSAIMATWVAQILSVADVTRFSRSSKEQTIGQISGLIITYLLFAVASITIIVGSEIAFGVPIWNVLDVVERFDSKFYIALSLTTICLSSLSVNIVGNIIPAGFQLTALFPKKLNFKTGALIAAIIGILIMPWKLMENPTSIFTFLNIVGGLLSPVIGVMLTHYYLICKKEINIQELYSFNDNHLSPGTHLPAMLATIIAGLISLTGNFVPLFAPLTSISWFTGIFLTIPLYLVLYYASKLVELKAVKE, from the coding sequence TTGAGACAAAATCATGCCCCGCTTGGAGATCAATCCAGACTTAGCCCAGATTTATTACCTACAAAATCTGAAGCTAGAACGTGGAAGGTCAGTCATTTTTTCTCAATTTGGATGGGATCCGTTCATAACGTCCCATCCTATGTAACGATTGGAGGGTTCTTTGCCCTTGGTATGTCTATTTGGCAGGTTTTCTTTATCATTATGTTCTCTTCCCTCTTACTGGCTGTGATGATGGTTCTGAATGGACATGCTGGCAGTAAGTATGGAATCCCTTTCTCCATTTTGCTCCGTTCCAGCTATGGGATGAAGGGTGCACTATTTCCCGGAGTCCTAAGAGGTGTTATCGCCGCGATCATGTGGTTTGGTCTCCAGACTTACGCTGGCAGTCTTGCAGTCACGATTTTAATAGGGGAATTTTGGCCTGCTTATTTAACTTTGGGCGGAGAATTTAACCTTTTGGGTCTAAACCTGCCAGGGCTCCTATCCTTCCTACTTTTCTGGATGATAAACGTTTTATTTATTTTTGCAGGAATGGAACGATTAGGGAAATTAACGAAGATTGTTTCCCCTTTAGTTTTTGTTGTTTTTGGGGGAATGGCCATCTGGTCTATTAATCTTGCCGGAGGAATTGCTCCTATATTAAGTTATAGTGCAAAGGGAGCAGAGGGAAATAATTTATTCATTTTTATGACTTGTGTGTCTGCGATCATGGCAACATGGGTTGCACAAATTTTAAGTGTAGCTGATGTAACGAGATTTTCACGCTCAAGTAAAGAACAGACAATCGGACAAATTTCCGGTTTGATTATCACTTACTTGTTATTTGCTGTGGCAAGCATTACGATTATTGTCGGCTCAGAGATTGCATTCGGAGTCCCAATTTGGAATGTCTTAGATGTCGTTGAAAGATTTGATAGTAAATTTTACATTGCCCTTTCATTGACGACGATTTGCTTATCAAGTTTATCCGTTAATATAGTTGGAAATATCATCCCTGCTGGTTTTCAACTGACTGCTCTTTTCCCAAAAAAATTAAATTTTAAGACAGGAGCTTTAATTGCAGCCATCATCGGAATTCTTATTATGCCCTGGAAGCTGATGGAAAACCCGACAAGTATTTTTACCTTTTTAAATATTGTTGGCGGTCTGTTAAGTCCGGTAATTGGTGTCATGCTGACGCATTATTATCTCATTTGTAAAAAAGAAATTAATATACAAGAGTTATATTCTTTTAACGACAATCATTTATCACCAGGGACTCATCTCCCCGCTATGCTTGCAACAATCATTGCAGGTTTAATAAGCCTAACGGGAAATTTTGTACCCCTGTTCGCTCCGTTAACGAGTATTTCATGGTTTACGGGAATATTTCTAACCATTCCTTTATATCTAGTTTTATATTACGCTAGTAAGCTAGTTGAATTAAAGGCAGTAAAAGAATAA
- a CDS encoding helix-turn-helix domain-containing protein, producing MNILLVDDEPLELEQLEYLIQKKFPNWKFFKAQDGSQALQIVKQHDIFLAFLDIQIPGKSGLELAKELTRSYSMDIIMVTAFQNFEYAQTSLRLGVVDYITKPIIEDELMSVLNKYERLGRYSEQIINALKIIHQEYSEKLSLNYLASKIHINPAYFSRKFQEEVGIGFSEYLNEYRLKEAQKMLIEFPDMSISTISERCGFNSQHYFSQIFRKMTGHSPRDYRLRETFH from the coding sequence ATGAATATCCTGCTAGTTGATGATGAGCCTCTAGAATTAGAGCAGCTTGAGTATCTAATTCAAAAAAAATTTCCAAATTGGAAATTTTTCAAAGCTCAAGATGGTTCTCAAGCTCTCCAAATCGTAAAACAACATGACATTTTTCTTGCTTTTCTTGATATCCAGATTCCAGGGAAATCTGGTTTAGAATTGGCGAAAGAATTAACACGCTCATATTCCATGGACATCATTATGGTAACTGCTTTTCAAAACTTTGAATATGCTCAAACTTCGCTCAGGCTTGGTGTTGTTGATTACATTACGAAACCAATTATTGAAGATGAACTAATGTCAGTATTAAACAAGTATGAACGATTGGGAAGGTACTCAGAGCAAATTATTAATGCTTTAAAAATTATTCACCAGGAATATAGTGAAAAATTATCGTTAAATTATTTAGCCTCAAAAATTCATATTAACCCTGCTTATTTTAGCAGGAAATTTCAAGAAGAAGTTGGTATCGGATTTTCTGAATATTTAAATGAATATCGGTTAAAGGAAGCTCAAAAAATGCTCATCGAATTTCCTGATATGAGTATTAGTACCATTTCAGAAAGATGTGGATTTAACAGCCAGCATTATTTTAGTCAAATCTTTCGTAAAATGACAGGACATTCACCAAGAGATTATCGCTTAAGGGAGACATTCCATTGA
- a CDS encoding histidine kinase, which yields MLTVETFSLYIMIASLAPLLGAFTLLFLFIFEKRIDLLENQKREIALERELQTALYNQLNQEIQPHFFFNTLNSILSLARLDRKTELIQSIETLSKLLKFKYQTNNTFITVDEELTYVNYYLEIQKIRFRDRLHYEISIDPDVYEAITIPFLIQTFIENAFKHSFEKYIGEAFLNTTIEKKGKAVHITVWNNSPNRSEEQPNESGLGLENITKRLELLFPTGQTSVELINSDDGSSVLAIFPFILKSEI from the coding sequence ATGTTAACTGTTGAAACTTTCTCCCTTTATATCATGATTGCTTCCCTTGCACCTTTGCTAGGTGCTTTTACATTACTATTTTTATTTATCTTTGAAAAACGAATTGACCTGCTAGAAAATCAAAAAAGAGAAATTGCCTTAGAAAGAGAACTGCAAACCGCACTTTATAATCAATTAAATCAAGAAATACAGCCGCATTTCTTTTTTAATACGTTAAATTCAATCTTAAGTTTAGCAAGGCTCGATCGAAAAACAGAATTAATCCAATCGATTGAAACACTGTCCAAGCTGCTTAAATTTAAGTATCAAACAAATAACACCTTCATAACGGTTGATGAGGAGTTAACCTATGTAAATTATTATTTGGAAATACAAAAAATCCGATTCAGGGACAGGCTGCATTATGAAATTTCAATCGACCCAGATGTATACGAAGCCATTACGATACCTTTTTTAATACAAACCTTTATCGAAAATGCATTCAAACATTCTTTTGAAAAATATATTGGCGAAGCCTTCTTAAATACAACGATAGAAAAAAAGGGAAAGGCAGTCCACATAACGGTGTGGAACAACTCACCTAACAGAAGCGAAGAGCAGCCAAATGAAAGTGGACTCGGTTTAGAAAATATTACAAAAAGGTTAGAGCTTTTATTTCCTACTGGTCAAACGTCCGTAGAATTAATCAACTCAGACGATGGGTCAAGCGTTTTAGCTATATTTCCGTTTATACTTAAGTCAGAGATTTAA
- a CDS encoding dipeptide ABC transporter ATP-binding protein has translation MQAVADKKVLLQVDHLKQYFPVKTDSLFKPKAYVKAVDDISFKLYEGETLSIVGESGCGKSTTGRAILRLDEPTDGKVYYSGTDILGLNKKEMRKLRRDLQVIFQDPFASLNPRQTVKQILNEAMAIQDVVEKSKRMDRMLELLGYVGLPQEALDRYPHEFSGGQRQRIGIARALAVNPKLIICDEAVSALDVSVQAQVLNLLKKLQKQFGLTFLFISHDLSVVRHISDRVMVMYLGKVVEIADKKDLFDSPLHPYTKALLSSIPVPDPVIKRERILLKGDVPSPINPPSGCRFHTRCPFATEKCKVEEPVIRELGTNHFVSCHYAEEMM, from the coding sequence ATGCAGGCTGTAGCAGACAAGAAAGTATTATTACAAGTAGACCATTTAAAGCAATATTTCCCTGTTAAAACAGACTCTCTTTTTAAGCCTAAAGCCTATGTAAAAGCAGTAGACGACATCTCCTTCAAGCTATACGAAGGAGAGACTTTAAGTATTGTAGGTGAATCTGGCTGTGGAAAATCCACAACAGGCCGTGCGATTTTAAGACTTGATGAACCTACAGATGGAAAGGTTTATTATTCAGGGACAGACATTTTGGGATTAAATAAGAAAGAAATGAGAAAGCTTCGAAGGGATTTACAAGTAATATTTCAGGATCCTTTTGCTTCTCTTAACCCGAGGCAAACCGTTAAGCAAATTTTAAATGAAGCCATGGCCATTCAGGATGTAGTGGAAAAGTCAAAAAGAATGGACCGAATGCTTGAACTTCTTGGCTATGTCGGGCTTCCTCAAGAGGCACTTGACCGCTATCCTCACGAATTTAGCGGCGGACAGCGTCAACGAATTGGGATTGCCAGAGCCCTTGCAGTTAATCCTAAACTAATAATATGCGATGAAGCTGTATCGGCCTTGGATGTATCTGTTCAAGCACAAGTCTTAAATCTACTAAAGAAACTGCAAAAGCAATTTGGACTTACCTTTTTATTTATCTCCCACGACTTGAGTGTAGTCAGACATATTTCTGATCGGGTCATGGTTATGTACCTTGGGAAAGTCGTTGAGATTGCAGATAAAAAGGATTTATTTGATTCACCTCTTCATCCATATACGAAGGCACTATTATCATCGATTCCTGTCCCAGACCCGGTTATAAAACGGGAGCGTATTCTCTTAAAAGGAGATGTCCCCTCCCCTATTAATCCGCCAAGTGGCTGCCGTTTTCATACTCGCTGTCCTTTTGCTACTGAAAAATGCAAGGTGGAAGAGCCAGTCATAAGGGAATTAGGAACGAATCATTTTGTAAGCTGCCATTATGCAGAAGAAATGATGTAA
- a CDS encoding ABC transporter ATP-binding protein, protein MVAEYKKPILEVKGLKTHFFTKRGVSKAVDGIDFSLHKGETLGIVGESGCGKSITSLSILRLIPSPPGKIAGGQVLYKGKDLVTMSEDEMRKVRGNEISMIFQEPMTSLNPVLPVGEQIAEALRLHQKMGRKAAWEKAVEMLKLVGIPSPEKRAKQEPFQLSGGMRQRVMIAMALACTPEVLIADEPTTALDVTIQAQILELIKDLQNKLGMGVIMITHDLGVVAETCDTVAVMYAGNIIEHAPTEKIFANPRHPYTQGLLDSLPKIHEDQEELQTIEGSVPSPYNMPTGCRFASRCPLQQPICHEQQPELIEQNDGVKVRCWMYTDQWTEKVAKEEAVK, encoded by the coding sequence ATGGTGGCTGAATATAAAAAACCTATATTAGAAGTAAAAGGATTAAAAACACATTTCTTTACAAAGCGCGGCGTAAGTAAGGCGGTTGATGGCATAGATTTTAGTTTGCATAAAGGGGAAACCTTAGGAATTGTCGGTGAATCAGGATGTGGAAAAAGTATAACGTCTCTTTCCATTCTGCGTTTAATCCCCTCCCCTCCTGGTAAAATAGCTGGCGGACAGGTTCTTTATAAAGGAAAAGATTTAGTGACAATGTCTGAAGATGAAATGAGAAAAGTACGTGGAAATGAAATCTCGATGATTTTTCAAGAACCGATGACATCATTGAATCCAGTTTTACCGGTTGGTGAACAAATTGCAGAAGCGTTACGATTGCATCAAAAAATGGGTCGTAAAGCTGCATGGGAAAAGGCAGTCGAAATGTTAAAGCTTGTTGGTATCCCTTCCCCGGAAAAAAGGGCAAAACAAGAGCCTTTCCAATTAAGCGGCGGAATGCGTCAGCGTGTCATGATTGCTATGGCACTTGCATGTACGCCTGAGGTATTAATTGCAGACGAACCAACAACAGCATTGGATGTAACCATTCAAGCTCAGATCCTAGAGTTGATTAAAGACTTGCAAAATAAGCTTGGTATGGGCGTCATTATGATTACCCATGATTTAGGCGTAGTGGCAGAAACTTGTGATACAGTAGCTGTCATGTATGCAGGTAATATTATCGAACATGCACCAACCGAGAAAATTTTTGCAAATCCAAGACACCCTTACACACAAGGTTTACTAGACTCACTGCCAAAAATTCATGAGGACCAGGAAGAATTACAAACAATTGAAGGCAGTGTTCCAAGTCCTTACAATATGCCCACTGGCTGTCGATTTGCTTCAAGATGTCCTCTTCAGCAACCGATATGTCACGAGCAGCAGCCAGAGCTCATTGAACAAAATGATGGAGTAAAGGTTCGCTGCTGGATGTATACTGATCAATGGACAGAAAAAGTTGCAAAAGAGGAGGCTGTAAAATGA
- the nikB gene encoding nickel ABC transporter permease, protein MLMFILRRLMQTIPVVIGVTFVVFFIMQLVPGDPAVLLAGEGASKETIEDLREQLGLNRPLFVQYCDYLINVFRGDFGVSLKNSQPVLDEILVRLPITIELAFFSILITIVLGMAAGIISAIKPYSLKDTTVMIVALLGISLPSFWFGLMLMYFFSVKLQILPVAGWDSILHVILPALTLGAGGAAIVARMTRSSMLEVIGQDYIRTARAKGVRESVIIYKHGLRNALIPVITVVGLQFGALLGGTVLVESIFAINGLGRMIVDSIRMRDLPMVQGGVLVASLVFVVVNLLVDVLYRFFNKRIELN, encoded by the coding sequence ATGTTGATGTTTATATTACGCCGTTTAATGCAAACCATCCCGGTAGTTATCGGGGTAACATTTGTGGTGTTCTTTATTATGCAGCTTGTACCGGGGGACCCAGCCGTTTTGCTGGCTGGTGAAGGTGCTTCAAAAGAAACGATTGAAGACTTACGGGAGCAACTAGGATTAAACAGACCGCTTTTCGTACAATATTGTGATTATTTGATAAACGTCTTTCGGGGTGATTTCGGGGTTTCACTTAAAAATAGCCAGCCTGTCCTTGATGAAATATTAGTCAGATTACCGATTACAATTGAGCTTGCTTTTTTTAGTATTCTAATAACAATCGTTTTAGGAATGGCTGCTGGTATTATTTCAGCGATTAAGCCCTATTCCCTAAAAGATACAACGGTTATGATCGTAGCTCTACTAGGTATTTCATTACCAAGCTTTTGGTTTGGATTAATGTTAATGTATTTCTTCTCAGTAAAACTGCAAATCCTCCCTGTTGCCGGTTGGGACAGCATCCTTCATGTTATTCTGCCTGCTCTGACATTAGGTGCGGGTGGAGCGGCCATTGTAGCGCGAATGACGAGATCAAGTATGCTCGAAGTTATTGGCCAGGATTATATCCGAACAGCTCGTGCCAAAGGGGTACGTGAAAGTGTGATTATCTATAAGCACGGGTTACGGAATGCGTTAATTCCAGTCATTACAGTAGTTGGATTACAATTTGGCGCTTTGCTAGGCGGAACGGTTCTTGTTGAATCAATCTTCGCTATTAATGGACTAGGAAGAATGATTGTTGACTCGATTCGAATGCGGGATTTACCAATGGTTCAAGGCGGGGTATTAGTTGCCTCTCTCGTTTTCGTCGTAGTGAATTTGCTTGTCGATGTCCTTTACCGATTCTTTAATAAACGAATTGAATTAAATTAA
- a CDS encoding ABC transporter permease, translating to MNHPKESKIKDFLSILTMNKAAMVGAIIILFYIFVALFAPLLAPYDPYEIKLENKLIPPSADHWMGTDDKGRDILSRILYGSRLSMGIGITAVIFGAFFGIIFGLIAGYYGKWIDSTIMRIMDILLAFPGILLALAIISALGPGLINVTIAVGAYSVPLFARIVRGSTLEVKRLEYIDAIRSLGANDLTIIFKHILPNILSPIIVQGTLRLATVILSAAGLSFLGLGAQPPSPEWGTMLSSGRDFLFSAPYIAIFPGLAISILVLGFNIFGDGLRDAFDPRMKK from the coding sequence ATGAATCACCCTAAAGAATCTAAAATAAAAGATTTCTTATCTATTTTAACAATGAATAAAGCGGCAATGGTCGGTGCAATCATCATTCTTTTCTATATTTTTGTCGCACTCTTCGCACCATTACTCGCTCCCTATGATCCATACGAAATTAAATTAGAAAATAAATTAATACCTCCCTCAGCAGATCACTGGATGGGTACAGATGATAAAGGAAGAGATATTTTAAGCAGAATCCTATATGGTTCCAGGCTTTCGATGGGAATTGGAATTACTGCCGTAATCTTTGGTGCCTTTTTTGGAATTATTTTTGGACTTATCGCAGGCTATTATGGAAAATGGATCGATTCCACCATCATGAGGATCATGGATATTCTCTTAGCATTCCCTGGAATCTTACTTGCTTTAGCCATTATTAGTGCACTTGGCCCAGGTCTAATCAATGTAACGATAGCTGTTGGCGCCTACTCTGTTCCATTATTTGCCCGGATTGTCCGCGGCTCGACCTTAGAAGTGAAACGACTCGAGTATATTGACGCCATCCGCTCACTAGGAGCGAATGATTTAACGATTATTTTTAAACATATTTTACCGAATATTCTTTCACCTATTATTGTACAAGGAACACTAAGACTAGCTACAGTCATTCTTTCAGCAGCAGGTTTATCATTCCTTGGTCTTGGTGCGCAGCCACCATCTCCAGAGTGGGGAACGATGTTAAGCAGCGGCAGAGATTTCCTATTCTCTGCACCTTATATCGCCATTTTTCCAGGGTTGGCCATTTCCATATTAGTATTAGGTTTTAATATTTTTGGTGATGGATTACGTGATGCATTCGATCCGAGAATGAAAAAATAA
- a CDS encoding glutathione ABC transporter substrate-binding protein yields MERKKRSIKKGLLLVLIGLILMVAQACSTKSNSSNEEASKTEGTKQGGTLNVVRLSDATKLDPHFITDIPSANVVYQKVYQGLVVPDKDFKIQPLLAKEWTVVNDTTWEFKLRDDVTFHDGAPFNAEAVKATFDRLLDPNTGSPQREKFSMITEVKVVDEYTVQLSLAYPYAPLLSILASQEGSILSPKALAENPENLAQHPVGTGPFVFEAWKSGQEISLKKNENYWGKKPNIDGVVFKVVPEDATRLAMIETGEAHINDQVPVTEIERIEASETMGLYRTEGLAVEYVGFNTKKKPFDDVKVRKAISHAIEREAIIKGVYNNVGTLANVAMSPKVYGHSKEVKPYNYDLNEAKKLLKEAGYENGLELTLLTSDRKERINMAEVIQSQLKGIGVNVKIQVMEYGAYIEMANNGEHDLFIGGWGNATGDGDYNQYNLFHSASQGPAGNHFYYSNPVVDQKIEAARKETDEAKRLKLYEEVMQMEIDEAVYIPIRNYEHMAAHSKNVSGFWLNAANYLMIDDVVIK; encoded by the coding sequence ATGGAGAGAAAAAAACGATCCATAAAAAAGGGCTTACTATTAGTTTTAATTGGTTTAATACTAATGGTGGCTCAAGCTTGTTCGACAAAATCAAATTCTTCTAATGAAGAAGCAAGTAAAACAGAGGGGACGAAACAAGGCGGTACATTAAATGTTGTTCGACTTTCTGATGCAACCAAGTTAGATCCACATTTTATTACAGATATCCCATCAGCAAATGTAGTTTATCAAAAAGTCTATCAAGGACTTGTAGTACCAGATAAAGATTTTAAAATTCAACCGCTTCTTGCAAAAGAGTGGACAGTAGTAAATGATACAACGTGGGAATTTAAATTAAGAGATGATGTAACATTCCATGATGGAGCACCTTTTAATGCTGAGGCCGTCAAAGCAACATTTGATCGTTTATTAGATCCTAATACAGGATCGCCGCAGCGTGAGAAATTCTCCATGATTACAGAAGTGAAAGTGGTAGATGAGTATACGGTTCAATTATCGCTTGCCTACCCATATGCACCCCTATTATCCATCTTGGCAAGTCAGGAAGGAAGCATCCTAAGTCCAAAAGCTTTAGCTGAAAATCCTGAAAATTTAGCGCAGCATCCAGTTGGCACAGGTCCATTTGTATTTGAAGCTTGGAAGAGCGGTCAGGAAATTTCATTAAAGAAAAATGAAAATTACTGGGGCAAAAAGCCAAATATTGATGGTGTTGTATTTAAGGTAGTACCAGAGGATGCTACCCGTCTTGCGATGATTGAAACGGGTGAAGCACACATAAATGACCAAGTTCCTGTTACTGAAATTGAACGAATTGAAGCATCTGAAACAATGGGTCTGTATCGTACAGAGGGACTAGCTGTAGAATATGTTGGTTTTAACACAAAGAAAAAACCGTTTGATGATGTAAAAGTACGTAAAGCGATCAGCCATGCAATTGAAAGAGAAGCAATTATTAAAGGTGTTTACAATAACGTTGGAACTTTGGCAAACGTAGCAATGAGTCCGAAGGTTTATGGACATAGTAAAGAAGTTAAGCCATACAACTATGATTTAAATGAAGCTAAGAAATTGTTAAAAGAAGCAGGTTATGAAAATGGCCTTGAGCTTACATTGTTAACTAGCGATCGAAAAGAACGTATTAATATGGCTGAAGTTATTCAATCTCAATTAAAAGGTATCGGCGTAAATGTAAAAATTCAAGTAATGGAATATGGTGCATATATAGAAATGGCCAATAATGGTGAGCATGATTTATTTATCGGCGGCTGGGGTAATGCAACAGGTGACGGAGACTACAATCAGTATAATTTATTCCACTCTGCATCACAGGGTCCTGCAGGAAACCATTTCTACTATAGTAATCCAGTGGTAGACCAAAAGATTGAAGCAGCACGTAAAGAAACAGATGAAGCAAAACGTTTAAAGCTTTACGAAGAAGTAATGCAAATGGAAATTGACGAAGCAGTTTATATTCCAATCCGTAACTACGAGCACATGGCTGCTCATAGTAAAAACGTAAGTGGTTTTTGGCTAAATGCTGCAAACTATCTAATGATTGATGATGTAGTTATTAAGTAA